In Eriocheir sinensis breed Jianghai 21 chromosome 29, ASM2467909v1, whole genome shotgun sequence, a single genomic region encodes these proteins:
- the LOC127004901 gene encoding myb-like protein A produces MEAAFRLFEYFKTSSIRSLVKEVTHTYTHTHTHVHSYIVYVQQTEPNGRTDVRTNSGLTRLFKKNNNNNDNNNNNNNNNNNNDKPLTLLQHPNLSLSLSLSLSLSLSLSLSHCLEIMALEFTTKEVITTIITTTTTTIITTTTTTIIIISSIFISLLSFSLLNYISPLPPPFSSSNVSSSSSSSSSSSSSYEDMEVIGDSEGGEGSDERERERERERERERERERERERGRYTLTVLPLTLTTSEGRKGGQSGLNECFYRFRVQRKGQTTTRVMKTPLEKPATHSKALSNVCVCVCVCVCVRGNVEGYIRILVTHPRFMHKKLPPLPRA; encoded by the exons atggAAGCAGCATTTAGATTGTTTGAgtattttaaaacaagttcaatTAGGTCATTAGTGAAAGaagttacacacacatacacacacacacacacacacgtacacagttATATCGTTTACGTTCAACAAACCGAACCGAACGGACGAACGGACGTACGAACGAACAGTGGATTAACAAGATTAttcaaaaagaacaataataataatgataataataataataataataataataataataataatgataagcctCTTACATTATTACAGcatccaaatctctctctctctctctctctctctctctctctctctctctctctctctctctctcactgtcttgAAATAATGGCCCTTGAGTTCACAACGAAAGaagttatcaccaccatcatcaccaccaccaccaccaccatcatcaccaccaccaccaccaccatcatcatcatctccagcatcttcatctccctcctttctttctctcttctcaattatatatctcctcttcctcctcccttttcttcttctaatgtatcttcctcctcctcctcctcctcctcctcctcctcctcctacgaagATATGGAGGTAATAGGGGAttcagaaggaggggaaggaagtgacgagagagagagagagagagagagagagagagagagagagagagagagagagagagagagagagagaggtcggtaTACTCTGACGGTTCTACCCCTCACATTAACTACTTCCGAAGGCCgcaaaggag gtcagtcgggtttaAATGAGTGTTTCTATagattcagggtacagaggaagggtcagactaccaccagggtcatgaaaacACCCCTGGAAAAGCCCGCAACGcactcgaaagccttgtcaaatgtgtgtgtgtgtgtgtgtgtgtgtgtgtgtgtgcgtggaaatGTTGAAGGTTATATTAGAATCCTTGTCACACACCCCCGATTCATGCATAAGAAACTACCGCCGTTGCCCCGCGCATGA